Proteins encoded by one window of Lycium barbarum isolate Lr01 chromosome 11, ASM1917538v2, whole genome shotgun sequence:
- the LOC132619727 gene encoding secreted RxLR effector protein 161-like, giving the protein MLPDIAYAVGVLSRFTSKPSNEHWHAIMRVMKYLVGTKSYGLRVMKYLAILEGFSDADRNNLSVDSCSTTSYIFTLGGGAICWKSKNQTIIANCTMEAELIALTSAGEEAN; this is encoded by the exons ATGCT CCCTGATATTGCGTATGCAGTTGGAGTACTTAGCAGGTTTACAAGCAAGCCAAGTAATGAACATTGGCATGCCATAATGAGAGTTATGAAATATTTGGTTGGTACAAAATCTTATGGCTTGAGAGTTATGAAATATCTTGCTATACTTGAAGGCTTTTCTGATGCAGATCGGAACAATTTATCTGTTGATTCCTGTTCTACCACTAGCTATATTTTTACTTTGGGAGGTggtgctatttgttggaaatcAAAAAATCAAACTATTATTGCTAACTGTACCATGGAGGCTGAACTAATTGCTTTAACTTCAGCTGGTGAAGAAGCGAATTGA